The following coding sequences lie in one Devosia litorisediminis genomic window:
- a CDS encoding universal stress protein: MYETEYKRKFLVVIDETVECDRALTFAAYRVKRTGGTVVLMSVVEKPEFIGLGVEDVLRAEAVEEAERNLDARLARIRDIGEVKVESVIREGEGAEQIERVINEDRGIAILVLAASTGEGPGPLVMHFAARAHALPIPLTVVPGRMSDAEIIDIC; this comes from the coding sequence ATGTACGAGACCGAATACAAGCGCAAATTCCTCGTGGTCATCGACGAAACCGTCGAATGCGATCGCGCCCTGACTTTTGCCGCCTATCGCGTCAAGCGCACCGGTGGCACGGTGGTGCTGATGAGCGTGGTCGAAAAGCCCGAATTTATTGGCCTGGGCGTTGAAGACGTGTTGCGCGCCGAGGCTGTCGAAGAGGCCGAGCGCAATCTCGATGCCCGTCTGGCCCGCATTCGCGACATTGGCGAGGTCAAGGTCGAGTCGGTCATCCGCGAAGGCGAAGGCGCTGAACAGATTGAGCGCGTGATCAATGAGGACCGCGGCATCGCCATTCTGGTGCTCGCAGCCTCGACCGGCGAGGGCCCCGGCCCGCTCGTCATGCACTTTGCCGCTCGCGCCCATGCGCTGCCGATCCCGCTGACCGTGGTTCCTGGGCGCATGAGCGATGCCGAAATTATCGACATCTGCTGA
- a CDS encoding [protein-PII] uridylyltransferase: MTLVEAEAKPRKSLFALKSAQTILGELDAAIGDHAPKSSAARAAVLAHIRETLAQARKQAEAELIASGKGVRCAQNLSNAQDEIITAVHMFATRRVYPVDNPSGAEAIALSAVGGYGRGTLAPGSDIDLLFILPYKQTPWGEQVTEYILYMLWDLGQKVGHAVRSVDECIRMASADMTVRTATLEARFVAGDKDLFRQLVHRFETEIMPRTGPEFIAAKMAERDERHKVMGNTRYVVEPNIKDGKGGLRDLNTLFWIGKYFYQVKTSNELVGKGVLSASEYRIFTRADDFLWAVRCHLHFLTGRAEEKLTFDMQPELAERMGYAQRVGMLGVERFMKRYFLVAKDVGDLTRIICASLEFNHAKDMDLVGRVLAPFRPGRSKIKGETDFVLDTGRLNIASPDVFENDPVNLIRMFLVAGREQLLFHPDAIKRISRSLRLIDRKVRTDPRANGYFLTILTSPKSVERILRQMNESGVLGKFVPEFGKIVALMQFNMYHHYTVDEHLIRSIGVMADIANGGLADQLPLTHELLPQLNDTRLLYVALFLHDIAKGRPEDHSIAGARIARRFCPRLGLSAAETDTVSWLIEYHLLMSEIAQARDIQDPETAKAFADVVQSPQRLALLMILTACDIRAVGPGVWTGWKGSLLRALYYATEPLLSGGHSQVTQSDRINQARAELADSLKAWPTEEVQTYVARHYDHYWLRAEPELQVEHARMIRLADKTDEAFAGSIRIKAFESITEVSFYTPDHPRLLSLIAGACTMQDASIIGAQIFSTRDGRAIDTFRLRRAFTSDEDEKVRATRIIDTVKQLLQGKRNILIDLGKDSRLNRRLKPFALPTQVTVSNALSEKFTVIEVSGLDRTGLLHALTHQIADLNLTIGSAHIGTYGEKAVDVFYVTDLIGQKITSKPRQRKIHDSLMAVFHPKLEAKPNNG; the protein is encoded by the coding sequence ATGACGCTCGTCGAAGCTGAAGCCAAGCCGCGAAAATCGCTATTCGCCCTGAAGTCCGCCCAGACCATTCTGGGCGAGCTTGATGCTGCTATTGGTGATCACGCGCCCAAGTCCAGTGCCGCGCGCGCCGCTGTGCTCGCCCATATCCGCGAGACCCTGGCCCAGGCCCGCAAGCAGGCCGAGGCCGAGCTGATCGCCAGCGGCAAGGGTGTTCGCTGCGCCCAGAACCTGAGCAATGCCCAGGACGAGATCATCACCGCCGTGCATATGTTTGCCACGCGCCGTGTCTATCCGGTCGACAATCCCTCTGGTGCCGAAGCCATCGCACTGTCTGCCGTGGGCGGTTATGGCCGCGGCACGCTGGCGCCGGGCAGCGATATCGATCTGCTGTTCATCCTGCCCTACAAGCAGACGCCCTGGGGCGAGCAGGTCACCGAGTACATTCTCTATATGCTGTGGGATCTGGGCCAGAAGGTCGGCCATGCCGTCCGGTCGGTCGATGAGTGCATTCGCATGGCCAGCGCCGACATGACGGTGCGCACTGCCACGCTTGAAGCGCGCTTTGTGGCCGGCGACAAGGACTTGTTCCGCCAGCTGGTACACCGGTTTGAAACCGAGATCATGCCCAGGACCGGCCCCGAGTTCATCGCCGCCAAAATGGCCGAGCGCGACGAGCGCCACAAGGTCATGGGCAATACGCGCTACGTCGTTGAACCCAATATCAAGGACGGCAAGGGCGGGTTGCGCGACCTCAATACGCTGTTCTGGATCGGTAAGTATTTCTATCAGGTCAAGACCAGCAATGAACTGGTCGGCAAGGGGGTGCTGAGCGCCTCCGAATACCGGATTTTTACCCGCGCCGACGACTTCCTCTGGGCCGTGCGCTGTCATCTGCATTTCCTGACCGGCCGCGCCGAGGAAAAGCTGACCTTCGACATGCAGCCCGAGCTGGCCGAACGCATGGGCTATGCCCAGCGTGTCGGCATGCTGGGAGTCGAGCGCTTCATGAAGCGCTATTTTCTGGTCGCCAAGGATGTGGGCGATCTGACCCGCATCATCTGCGCTTCGCTTGAGTTCAATCACGCCAAGGATATGGATCTGGTGGGCCGCGTGCTGGCCCCGTTCCGCCCGGGCCGCAGCAAGATCAAGGGCGAGACTGATTTCGTGCTCGATACCGGCCGGCTCAACATCGCCTCGCCCGATGTGTTCGAGAACGACCCGGTCAATCTGATCCGCATGTTTCTGGTCGCCGGGCGTGAACAATTGCTGTTTCACCCCGACGCCATTAAGCGCATCTCGCGCTCGCTGCGCCTGATTGACAGGAAGGTGCGGACCGATCCCCGGGCCAATGGCTATTTTCTGACCATTCTGACATCGCCCAAATCGGTCGAGCGCATTTTGCGGCAGATGAATGAGAGCGGTGTTCTGGGCAAGTTCGTGCCCGAATTTGGCAAGATCGTCGCTCTGATGCAGTTCAACATGTATCACCACTATACCGTCGATGAGCATCTGATCCGCTCCATCGGGGTAATGGCTGACATCGCCAATGGCGGGTTGGCCGATCAACTGCCGCTGACCCATGAATTGCTGCCGCAGCTCAACGATACGCGGCTGCTTTACGTCGCGCTGTTTCTCCATGACATCGCCAAGGGCCGTCCCGAGGACCACTCCATTGCCGGTGCCCGCATTGCCCGCCGCTTCTGTCCGCGTCTGGGTCTGTCCGCCGCTGAAACAGACACCGTCTCCTGGCTGATCGAATATCACCTGCTGATGAGCGAGATCGCTCAGGCCCGCGATATTCAGGACCCCGAAACCGCCAAGGCCTTTGCCGATGTGGTGCAGTCCCCCCAGCGTCTGGCGCTGCTGATGATCCTGACCGCCTGCGATATTCGCGCGGTGGGGCCCGGCGTCTGGACCGGTTGGAAGGGCAGCCTGTTGCGCGCGCTCTATTATGCCACCGAGCCGCTGCTCTCGGGCGGCCACAGCCAGGTCACCCAGTCCGACCGCATCAATCAGGCCCGCGCCGAACTGGCCGATAGCCTCAAGGCCTGGCCGACCGAAGAGGTCCAGACCTATGTCGCGCGCCATTACGACCATTACTGGCTGCGCGCCGAACCCGAATTGCAGGTCGAACATGCCCGCATGATACGGCTGGCTGACAAGACCGATGAAGCCTTTGCCGGCTCGATCCGCATTAAGGCGTTTGAGAGCATCACCGAGGTGTCGTTCTACACCCCTGACCACCCGCGACTGCTCTCGCTGATCGCTGGCGCCTGTACCATGCAGGATGCGTCGATCATCGGGGCGCAGATCTTCTCGACCCGCGACGGCCGCGCCATCGATACCTTCCGCCTGCGCCGCGCCTTCACTTCCGATGAAGACGAAAAAGTTCGCGCCACCCGCATCATCGATACCGTCAAGCAATTGCTGCAGGGCAAGCGCAATATCCTGATCGATCTGGGCAAGGACAGCCGGCTCAATCGCCGCCTGAAACCCTTTGCCCTGCCCACCCAGGTCACCGTCTCCAACGCCCTCTCGGAAAAATTCACGGTTATCGAGGTCTCGGGGCTCGATCGCACCGGCCTGCTGCATGCGCTGACCCATCAGATCGCCGATCTTAACCTGACCATTGGCTCGGCCCATATCGGCACTTACGGCGAAAAGGCGGTCGACGTGTTCTATGTCACCGATCTGATCGGTCAGAAGATCACCAGCAAGCCGCGGCAGCGCAAGATCCATGATTCGCTGATGGCGGTGTTTCACCCCAAGCTCGAGGCCAAGCCGAACAATGGCTAG
- a CDS encoding NifU family protein, which yields MFIQTEATPNPSTLKFLPGRDVLVGEPRDFRSLEASANSPLATGLFAISGVTGVFMGSDFISVTKDDTNWAHIKPAILGVIMDHFLSGKPVIVEGGVEVANLDEVDEFFEEEDSETVEVIKELLATRVRPAVAMDGGDITFKGFKEGTVFLHMQGACSGCPSSTATLKSGIENLLRHFVPGVEAVQQV from the coding sequence ATGTTCATCCAGACCGAAGCCACTCCAAATCCGTCGACGCTGAAATTCTTGCCCGGGCGTGATGTGCTGGTTGGCGAGCCGCGCGACTTCCGCAGCCTGGAAGCCTCGGCCAACTCGCCGCTGGCCACGGGCCTGTTCGCGATTTCTGGCGTCACCGGCGTGTTCATGGGCTCCGATTTCATTTCGGTGACCAAGGATGACACTAATTGGGCACACATCAAGCCCGCCATTCTAGGCGTCATCATGGACCACTTCCTCTCGGGCAAGCCCGTCATCGTCGAAGGCGGTGTTGAAGTGGCCAATCTCGATGAGGTCGACGAGTTCTTCGAAGAAGAGGACAGCGAAACCGTTGAAGTGATCAAGGAGCTGCTCGCCACCCGCGTCCGGCCTGCCGTGGCCATGGATGGCGGCGACATTACCTTCAAGGGCTTCAAGGAAGGCACCGTCTTCCTGCACATGCAAGGCGCCTGCTCGGGTTGCCCATCGTCCACCGCCACGCTCAAGAGCGGTATCGAAAACCTGTTGCGGCACTTCGTGCCCGGTGTTGAGGCCGTGCAGCAGGTCTGA
- the trpS gene encoding tryptophan--tRNA ligase encodes MAFTPRVFSGIKPSGDLHLGNYLGAIRRFVPLQETHETIYCVVDMHAITVWQDPADLKRWTYEIAAAYIAAGLDPKKSIIFNQSQVMEHAELSWIFNCVARMGWMERMTQFKDKAGENAENVSLGLFAYPSLMAADILLYKSTGVPVGEDQRQHLELTRDIAKKFNHDFKKQIKANGHRGDFFPVTETLATGPAMRVKSLKDGTKKMSKSDASDLSTIYMMDGADLIAKKIKRATTDADALPSEAAGLAGRAEAENLVGIYAALSNTSVDDVLAQYGGQGWGAFKPALAELAVSVLSPIADEMKRLVADHAEMDAILRDGADRARAIAQPVMNDVRNIVGFVR; translated from the coding sequence ATGGCTTTCACTCCCCGCGTCTTTTCGGGCATCAAGCCCTCGGGCGACCTGCATCTGGGCAATTATCTGGGCGCCATCCGCCGCTTTGTGCCGCTGCAGGAAACGCACGAGACCATCTATTGCGTGGTCGATATGCACGCCATCACGGTCTGGCAGGATCCCGCCGACCTCAAGCGCTGGACCTATGAGATCGCCGCGGCCTATATCGCCGCCGGGCTCGATCCCAAGAAGTCGATCATCTTCAACCAGTCCCAGGTCATGGAACATGCCGAGCTAAGCTGGATCTTCAATTGCGTGGCCCGCATGGGCTGGATGGAACGCATGACCCAGTTCAAGGACAAGGCTGGTGAGAATGCCGAAAATGTCTCGCTGGGCCTGTTCGCCTATCCATCGCTGATGGCGGCAGACATCCTGCTCTACAAGTCCACCGGTGTGCCGGTTGGCGAAGATCAGCGTCAGCATCTCGAATTGACCCGCGACATCGCCAAGAAGTTCAATCACGACTTCAAAAAGCAGATCAAGGCGAACGGGCATCGCGGTGACTTCTTCCCCGTCACCGAAACGCTGGCCACCGGCCCCGCCATGCGCGTCAAAAGCCTCAAGGACGGCACCAAGAAGATGAGCAAGTCCGACGCCTCGGACCTTTCAACGATCTACATGATGGACGGCGCCGACCTGATCGCCAAAAAGATCAAGCGCGCTACCACCGATGCCGACGCCCTGCCCAGCGAGGCGGCCGGTCTGGCCGGACGGGCCGAGGCCGAAAACCTGGTGGGCATCTATGCTGCGCTTTCCAATACCAGCGTTGATGATGTGCTGGCTCAGTATGGTGGCCAGGGCTGGGGCGCTTTCAAGCCGGCGCTGGCCGAGCTTGCGGTGTCTGTGCTCTCACCCATAGCCGACGAGATGAAACGCCTGGTTGCAGATCACGCTGAAATGGATGCTATTCTGCGCGACGGTGCCGATCGTGCCCGCGCGATTGCCCAGCCTGTGATGAACGACGTTCGCAATATTGTTGGCTTCGTCCGCTAG
- the murJ gene encoding murein biosynthesis integral membrane protein MurJ, with protein MSLYRNFLSVGGLTLLSRIAGFARDALMAAVLGIGPAADAFNAAFRFPNLFRRLFAEGAFNTAFVPMFSNALETQGDEAARLLASRIMSWLVATIVVVTILAEIFMEPIMRVFVPGFDDPEKFALTVFLTRIMFPYLACMSLMAAYGAILNTLGRFFAAAFAPVILNIVNIAALVPLAILVLEDKADAAFWVAIATMLGGIAQLALVYGAVRRSGFVPRIGLPRPNPEVRRFWMLAVPAILAGGITQINILVGTVIASSVDGTISILGYADRLYQLPLGIIGIAIGTVLLPELSRHLSAGRDVEAARSQDQSLLLSMLLAMPAAAALAALSVPIVRVLFERGAFDAAATVPVAEALVGFAWGLPAFVLIRVLQPGFFSRKDTVTPTVFAGLSVVANIGISLWLFPSMQHVGIALATTISSWLNAVLLALFLARRGYFVLTLVSLRRHVLTIASALIMAAALYVLGQRAEAIFAPDGALLIQIAALFAICMFGTVLYFTLVHVTGAQPLGMVLARLRRRG; from the coding sequence GTGAGCCTGTACCGCAATTTTCTCTCCGTGGGCGGGCTGACCCTGCTCTCGCGCATTGCCGGCTTTGCCCGCGACGCGCTGATGGCCGCCGTGCTCGGCATCGGCCCCGCTGCCGACGCCTTCAACGCTGCGTTCCGCTTTCCCAATCTGTTCCGTCGGCTGTTCGCCGAAGGCGCCTTCAACACCGCCTTCGTGCCCATGTTCTCCAATGCGCTCGAGACGCAGGGCGACGAGGCGGCCAGACTGCTCGCCAGCCGCATAATGAGTTGGCTGGTCGCCACGATCGTCGTGGTGACCATTCTGGCCGAAATCTTCATGGAGCCCATCATGCGGGTCTTCGTGCCCGGCTTTGATGACCCAGAAAAGTTCGCGCTGACCGTGTTTCTGACACGCATCATGTTCCCCTATCTTGCCTGCATGTCGCTGATGGCGGCCTATGGCGCCATCCTCAATACGCTGGGGCGCTTCTTTGCGGCCGCCTTTGCCCCCGTCATCCTCAATATCGTCAACATCGCCGCGCTCGTGCCGCTGGCCATTCTGGTGCTCGAAGACAAGGCTGACGCGGCCTTCTGGGTGGCCATTGCCACCATGCTGGGCGGCATCGCCCAATTGGCGCTGGTCTATGGCGCCGTTCGCCGCTCGGGCTTTGTGCCGCGTATCGGCCTGCCCCGACCCAACCCCGAAGTGCGCCGCTTCTGGATGCTGGCTGTTCCAGCGATCCTGGCGGGCGGCATCACCCAGATCAATATTCTGGTCGGCACGGTCATCGCGTCCAGCGTGGACGGCACGATTTCGATCCTCGGCTATGCCGACCGGCTCTACCAATTGCCGCTGGGCATTATCGGCATTGCCATCGGCACCGTGCTGTTGCCAGAACTCAGCCGGCATCTGAGCGCTGGCCGCGACGTTGAGGCCGCCAGGAGCCAGGATCAGTCGCTTTTGCTCTCCATGCTGCTGGCCATGCCCGCCGCCGCCGCGCTGGCTGCGCTGTCGGTACCCATTGTCCGGGTCTTGTTCGAACGGGGCGCCTTTGATGCGGCCGCCACCGTGCCCGTGGCCGAAGCGCTTGTCGGCTTCGCCTGGGGCCTGCCCGCCTTCGTGCTTATCCGGGTGCTGCAGCCGGGCTTTTTCTCGCGCAAGGACACGGTCACCCCCACCGTCTTTGCCGGGCTGTCGGTTGTCGCCAATATCGGTATCTCGCTCTGGCTGTTTCCTTCAATGCAGCATGTCGGCATTGCACTGGCCACCACCATATCGTCCTGGCTCAATGCTGTGCTGCTCGCGCTGTTTCTGGCCCGGCGCGGCTATTTCGTGCTCACCCTCGTATCGCTGCGCAGGCATGTCCTGACCATTGCCAGCGCCCTGATAATGGCCGCCGCGCTTTATGTGCTGGGCCAGCGCGCCGAGGCGATCTTTGCGCCCGATGGCGCCTTGCTGATCCAGATTGCAGCGCTGTTTGCTATCTGTATGTTCGGCACCGTGCTCTATTTCACCCTGGTCCACGTCACCGGCGCTCAGCCTCTGGGCATGGTGTTGGCGCGGCTGCGCCGGCGTGGCTGA
- a CDS encoding L,D-transpeptidase: protein MIGLSATALTACASNRTPVTREPQIDPYYQAMYGANYTEKFPVEATDLRRVDPQFWRQEVAYVTSERPGTLVVDTPARFLYLVLEDGRALRYGIGVGKTEALVFRGTATIGRKAQWPRWTPTRSMIEREPDRYGPYAGGMEGGPENPLGPRALYLYKDGRDTLFRLHGTTEPYTIGTNVSSGCIRLMNQDIIDLYGRVPTGAKVVVINS, encoded by the coding sequence ATGATCGGCCTCTCGGCCACCGCACTGACCGCCTGTGCTTCGAACCGCACCCCGGTTACCCGCGAGCCCCAGATCGATCCGTATTACCAGGCCATGTATGGCGCCAACTATACCGAGAAGTTCCCGGTAGAGGCGACCGATCTGCGCCGTGTTGATCCCCAGTTCTGGCGTCAGGAGGTCGCATACGTGACCTCAGAGCGTCCAGGAACGCTGGTGGTCGATACGCCGGCCCGCTTCCTCTATCTGGTGCTCGAAGACGGTCGTGCGCTGCGCTACGGCATTGGCGTGGGCAAGACCGAGGCTCTGGTGTTCCGTGGCACCGCCACCATCGGTCGCAAGGCCCAGTGGCCGCGCTGGACGCCAACGCGTTCGATGATCGAGCGCGAGCCCGACCGCTACGGCCCCTATGCCGGCGGCATGGAAGGTGGCCCGGAGAACCCATTGGGTCCACGCGCATTGTACCTCTACAAGGACGGCCGCGACACGCTGTTCCGCCTGCACGGCACGACCGAGCCCTACACCATCGGCACCAATGTTTCCTCGGGCTGCATTCGCCTGATGAACCAGGACATTATTGACCTCTATGGTCGTGTGCCCACCGGCGCCAAGGTCGTGGTGATCAACAGCTAA